In the Octadecabacter sp. SW4 genome, one interval contains:
- the nusA gene encoding transcription termination factor NusA, giving the protein MAITSANQLELLQTAEAVAREKMIDPGLVVEAMEESLARAAKSRYGAEMDIRVHIDRKTGKATFTRVRTVVDEEELENYQAEFTVDQAKQYMDDPKVGDTLVEEVPPVEMGRIAAQSAKQVILQKVREAERDRQYEEFKDKAGTIINALVKREEYGNVIVDVGAGEAILRRNEKIGREAYRPNDRIRCYIKEVRREQRGPQIFLSRTDPQFMAELFKMEVPEIYEGIIEIKAVARDPGSRAKIAVISYDGSIDPVGACVGMRGSRVQAVVNELQGEKIDIIPWNEDMPTFLVNALQPAEVSKVVLDEEAGKIEVVVPEEQLSLAIGRRGQNVRLASQLTGLDIDIMTEEEESKRRQAEFEVRTKLFMDKLDLDEFFAQLLVSEGFTNLEEVAYVEVDELLVIDGVDADTANELQARARDVLEAANKAALDHARELGVEDSLVAFEGLTPQMIEALAEDGVKTLEDFATCADWELAGGWTTENGERVKDDGVLEKFDVSLEEAQDMVMTARVMLGWVDPADLVAKSEDDAEELEAEA; this is encoded by the coding sequence ATGGCTATTACGTCCGCTAACCAGCTTGAGCTTTTGCAAACCGCCGAGGCTGTGGCACGCGAAAAAATGATCGACCCGGGTCTGGTCGTCGAAGCAATGGAAGAATCGCTCGCACGTGCTGCGAAATCCCGTTACGGCGCCGAAATGGACATCCGCGTTCACATTGATCGCAAGACCGGCAAGGCGACATTCACCCGTGTGCGCACGGTTGTGGACGAGGAAGAGCTTGAGAACTATCAGGCCGAATTTACCGTCGATCAGGCCAAGCAATATATGGACGACCCCAAGGTTGGCGATACCTTGGTCGAAGAAGTGCCGCCCGTTGAAATGGGCCGGATCGCCGCACAATCGGCCAAGCAGGTGATCTTGCAAAAGGTCCGCGAAGCCGAGCGTGACCGCCAATACGAAGAATTCAAGGACAAGGCCGGCACGATCATCAACGCGCTGGTCAAGCGCGAGGAATACGGCAACGTTATCGTCGACGTGGGCGCGGGCGAAGCGATCCTGCGTCGCAACGAAAAAATCGGTCGTGAGGCCTATCGCCCCAATGATCGTATCCGTTGCTACATCAAGGAAGTGCGCCGCGAACAGCGTGGTCCGCAGATTTTCCTGAGCCGCACCGACCCACAGTTCATGGCCGAATTGTTCAAGATGGAAGTGCCTGAAATCTATGAAGGCATCATCGAGATCAAGGCCGTCGCCCGCGACCCCGGGTCGCGCGCCAAGATCGCCGTGATTTCCTATGACGGCAGCATTGATCCCGTCGGTGCCTGCGTTGGTATGCGCGGCAGCCGTGTGCAGGCGGTCGTGAACGAATTGCAGGGTGAAAAGATCGACATCATTCCGTGGAATGAAGACATGCCGACATTTCTTGTGAACGCGTTGCAGCCCGCCGAAGTGTCCAAGGTTGTTCTGGACGAGGAGGCCGGCAAGATCGAAGTTGTCGTGCCCGAAGAACAGCTGTCGCTGGCGATTGGCCGCCGTGGCCAGAACGTGCGTCTGGCCAGCCAGCTGACCGGCCTTGATATCGACATCATGACCGAAGAAGAAGAATCCAAGCGTCGTCAGGCGGAATTCGAGGTCCGCACCAAGCTGTTCATGGACAAGCTGGATTTGGACGAATTCTTTGCCCAGCTGCTGGTATCCGAAGGCTTTACCAACCTTGAAGAGGTCGCCTATGTCGAAGTTGACGAATTGCTGGTGATTGACGGTGTTGACGCAGATACCGCCAACGAATTGCAGGCCCGGGCCCGCGATGTGCTGGAAGCAGCGAACAAGGCCGCTCTCGACCACGCCCGCGAATTGGGCGTCGAGGACAGCCTTGTTGCATTCGAGGGCCTGACACCCCAAATGATTGAAGCGCTGGCCGAAGATGGCGTGAAAACGCTCGAAGATTTCGCAACCTGCGCGGATTGGGAGCTTGCCGGTGGCTGGACGACCGAAAACGGCGAACGGGTCAAGGACGATGGTGTGCTTGAAAAGTTCGACGTGTCGCTGGAAGAAGCTCAAGACATGGTCATGACCGCCCGCGTGATGCTGGGCTGGGTTGATCCTGCCGATCTGGTTGCCAAGTCGGAAGACGACGCAGAAGAACTGGAGGCGGAGGCCTGA
- the rimP gene encoding ribosome maturation factor RimP yields MSDLIANAAIDRRITEIIAPVIEDMGYELVRVRLMTGKESTLQIMAQKPDGTIEVDDCSEISTAVSAVLDVEDPIVEAYTLEVSSPGIDRPLTRLKDFDRWEGFEAKLETDEMIDGRRRFKGQIAGTEGDEVLIEIEDHGETVTIGLKFDWLTDAKLVLTDDLIRDVLKGRKDAGQIDEKQFDEVQTIVDGTDEEND; encoded by the coding sequence TTGTCTGATCTGATCGCCAACGCGGCCATTGACCGTCGCATCACTGAAATCATTGCCCCCGTCATCGAAGACATGGGGTATGAGCTTGTGCGCGTGCGCCTGATGACCGGCAAGGAAAGCACCTTGCAGATCATGGCGCAGAAACCTGACGGCACCATCGAGGTGGACGATTGTTCCGAGATCAGCACCGCCGTCAGCGCCGTTCTTGACGTCGAGGATCCGATTGTCGAGGCTTATACTCTCGAAGTCAGCAGTCCCGGTATCGATCGCCCGTTGACCCGGTTGAAAGATTTTGACCGGTGGGAAGGCTTTGAGGCCAAGCTGGAAACCGACGAAATGATCGACGGGCGCCGCCGTTTCAAAGGCCAGATCGCCGGGACTGAGGGCGACGAAGTGTTGATCGAAATCGAAGACCACGGCGAAACTGTGACGATCGGTCTGAAATTTGACTGGCTGACCGATGCCAAACTTGTGCTGACGGATGATCTGATCCGTGACGTATTGAAAGGCCGCAAAGACGCGGGCCAAATCGACGAAAAACAATTCGATGAAGTGCAGACCATCGTGGATGGGACTGATGAGGAGAACGACTGA
- a CDS encoding ABC transporter substrate-binding protein → MTTMNRRGLLKTGVAAGVLAATGMPLRAQMMRGGKLTAGLSGANTSDSWDARTHSDIFMIASCQGAVFDSLTEVAADGSLVGELAESWEASADAKTWTFNLRQGVTFHNGKSFGADDVIESLQMHVGEDSKSAAKPIVEAIAEMNKITDSQVQFVLAAGNADFPYLMSDYHIMMYPAGMIEEAIANGIGTGLYQVQSFDPGVRMVATRYADHYKGDSAGFFDEIEYIAINDNTARMNALMTGQVDAINRIDFKTEALLNANPNVRIQEVTGNQHYTFPMLTGTPPFNDVNVRKALKYGVNRQELVDKILLGHGQVGNDSPIGPANPYYLEMEQLEYDPDQARFYMQQAGLDSIDVDLSASSAAFEGAVDAAQLYQASAAAAGININVIQEPADGYWSNVWLKKPWCASYWSGRATEDWMFSTAYEAGAPWNDSQWDHPRFQELLLSARAELDSAKRAEQYGEMQMILRDEGGVIIPMFANYVQALSMSIQTPETVGNLWQMDNGRMAERWSRA, encoded by the coding sequence ATGACGACGATGAATAGACGCGGACTGCTCAAGACCGGTGTCGCGGCAGGTGTTCTGGCCGCAACCGGTATGCCTCTGCGTGCGCAAATGATGCGTGGCGGCAAGCTGACAGCGGGCCTTTCTGGCGCCAATACGAGCGATAGCTGGGATGCGCGGACGCACTCTGACATCTTCATGATCGCGTCCTGTCAGGGAGCCGTGTTTGACAGCCTGACCGAAGTTGCCGCTGACGGCAGCCTGGTCGGCGAACTGGCCGAAAGTTGGGAAGCGAGCGCCGATGCCAAAACCTGGACATTCAACCTGCGTCAGGGCGTGACGTTCCACAATGGCAAGTCCTTTGGCGCGGATGACGTTATCGAGTCGCTTCAGATGCACGTTGGCGAAGATTCCAAATCGGCGGCCAAGCCAATCGTCGAAGCCATCGCCGAGATGAACAAGATCACCGATAGTCAGGTGCAGTTCGTGCTTGCCGCCGGCAACGCCGACTTCCCCTATCTCATGTCCGATTATCACATTATGATGTATCCTGCTGGCATGATCGAAGAGGCCATTGCCAACGGGATCGGCACAGGTCTTTATCAGGTGCAGTCGTTTGATCCGGGTGTGCGGATGGTCGCAACCCGCTATGCAGATCATTACAAAGGTGACAGCGCCGGTTTCTTTGATGAAATCGAATATATTGCGATCAACGACAACACGGCCCGCATGAACGCCCTGATGACGGGGCAGGTCGATGCGATCAACAGGATCGACTTCAAGACAGAAGCGCTGTTGAACGCGAATCCGAATGTGCGCATTCAGGAAGTGACAGGCAACCAGCACTATACCTTCCCAATGCTGACCGGCACCCCGCCGTTCAATGATGTGAATGTGCGCAAAGCTCTGAAATATGGCGTCAACCGTCAGGAGCTCGTCGACAAGATCCTGCTGGGACATGGTCAGGTCGGGAATGATTCACCGATCGGTCCCGCGAACCCCTATTACCTGGAAATGGAGCAGCTGGAATACGATCCGGATCAGGCGCGTTTCTACATGCAGCAGGCCGGTCTTGATTCGATCGACGTTGATCTGTCTGCCTCCTCGGCGGCGTTTGAAGGCGCTGTTGATGCGGCGCAGCTTTATCAGGCCTCAGCGGCTGCGGCTGGCATCAATATCAATGTCATTCAGGAACCAGCGGATGGTTACTGGTCCAACGTCTGGCTGAAAAAGCCCTGGTGTGCGTCTTACTGGTCGGGTCGTGCGACTGAAGACTGGATGTTCTCGACGGCCTACGAGGCCGGTGCGCCGTGGAACGACAGCCAGTGGGATCACCCGCGCTTCCAGGAGTTGCTGTTGTCGGCCCGCGCCGAGCTTGATAGCGCCAAGCGCGCCGAACAGTATGGTGAAATGCAAATGATCCTGCGCGACGAAGGTGGCGTGATTATTCCGATGTTCGCCAACTACGTTCAGGCTTTGTCCATGTCGATCCAGACACCTGAAACCGTGGGTAACCTTTGGCAGATGGATAACGGCCGTATGGCCGAGCGTTGGTCCAGAGCCTAG
- a CDS encoding ABC transporter ATP-binding protein: MTDQLLRIRGLKIEGRSDETWSPIINGVDLDLKKGEVLGLIGESGAGKSTIGLAAMGFTRDGVRISAGSVEFDGIDLVTASAAVKRNLLGKRIAYVAQSAAASFNPAHRIIDQHTEAPVQHGVMSRADSIADGIELYRKLRLPDPENIGFRYPHQVSGGQLQRAMTAMAMSCRPDLIIFDEPTTALDVTTQIEVLAAIREIVEEYDTAAIYITHDLAVVAQMADTIKVLLRGDEVEQADTRTMLSAPTQDYTKSLWAVRSFERPAKPAVSGGAVPVVSVRHVDAAYGKAKVLHDVSFDIHAGRTVAVVGESGSGKSTAARCITGLLPPTKGEIAFDGEALPGDYRKRSKDQLRQAQMIYQMADTALNPRKTIGQIIGRPVQFYMGLTGADRRRRVNELLEQIELEPAEYFNRLPSELSGGQKQRIGIARALAAEPKFIICDEVTSALDQLVAEGILRLLADLQDKLGLSYMFITHDLATVRAIADEVVVMKDGRVVEQGEKTAMFTPPHHAYTDLLLSSVPEMDPDWLDNLLAERGVDNIGDAAVDKM, translated from the coding sequence ATGACCGATCAGTTGTTGAGAATTCGCGGCCTCAAGATTGAGGGGCGTTCTGACGAAACCTGGAGCCCGATCATCAATGGTGTCGATCTGGACCTGAAAAAGGGCGAAGTGCTGGGGTTGATCGGCGAAAGTGGCGCGGGCAAATCAACCATCGGGTTGGCCGCGATGGGCTTTACCCGTGATGGCGTGCGCATCTCCGCAGGATCGGTCGAATTTGACGGGATTGATTTGGTGACGGCTTCGGCCGCGGTCAAGCGCAACCTGCTGGGCAAGCGGATTGCCTATGTGGCGCAGTCTGCCGCCGCCAGCTTTAACCCTGCCCATCGCATCATTGATCAACACACTGAAGCGCCCGTGCAGCACGGTGTGATGTCGCGCGCGGATAGTATTGCCGATGGGATCGAGCTTTATCGCAAGCTGCGCTTGCCTGATCCGGAAAACATCGGTTTCCGCTACCCGCATCAGGTATCCGGTGGCCAACTTCAGCGCGCGATGACGGCGATGGCGATGTCCTGCCGACCCGATCTGATTATTTTTGATGAACCGACGACTGCGCTTGATGTGACCACCCAGATCGAAGTGCTGGCTGCGATCCGCGAGATCGTCGAGGAATATGACACCGCTGCGATCTATATCACGCATGATCTGGCCGTGGTCGCGCAGATGGCCGACACTATCAAGGTGTTGTTGCGTGGCGACGAAGTTGAACAGGCCGACACCCGCACCATGCTGTCCGCCCCGACGCAGGATTACACCAAAAGCCTGTGGGCCGTGCGCAGCTTTGAGCGCCCCGCCAAACCAGCGGTGAGCGGTGGCGCTGTGCCCGTCGTGTCAGTGCGCCATGTTGATGCGGCCTATGGCAAGGCCAAGGTTCTGCACGACGTCAGCTTTGACATTCATGCGGGCCGCACCGTGGCTGTAGTTGGCGAAAGCGGATCGGGGAAATCGACCGCTGCGCGCTGTATCACCGGCCTGCTGCCCCCCACCAAGGGCGAGATCGCGTTCGATGGCGAGGCGTTGCCGGGTGATTACCGCAAACGATCAAAAGATCAGTTGCGGCAGGCGCAGATGATCTACCAGATGGCCGATACGGCGCTGAACCCGCGCAAGACAATCGGTCAGATCATTGGCCGCCCCGTGCAGTTTTACATGGGGCTGACCGGGGCGGACCGCCGCCGCCGTGTCAATGAACTGCTCGAACAGATCGAGCTGGAACCTGCCGAGTATTTCAATCGCCTGCCTTCAGAGCTGTCTGGTGGCCAAAAGCAGCGGATCGGGATTGCCCGCGCGCTTGCGGCGGAACCCAAGTTTATCATCTGCGATGAAGTGACCAGCGCCCTGGATCAGCTTGTCGCCGAAGGGATTTTGCGCCTTTTGGCCGATCTGCAAGACAAACTTGGCCTGTCTTACATGTTCATTACCCATGATCTGGCAACGGTGCGCGCCATTGCCGACGAAGTTGTCGTGATGAAGGATGGCCGCGTTGTTGAACAGGGTGAAAAGACCGCCATGTTCACGCCGCCGCACCACGCCTACACTGACCTTTTGCTGTCGTCTGTCCCGGAAATGGACCCGGACTGGCTTGATAATCTGCTCGCGGAACGCGGAGTTGATAACATTGGCGATGCAGCAGTTGATAAGATGTAA
- a CDS encoding ABC transporter permease, which yields MTWWIWIILALVVMGGLAWVLRAAGQVATGNTPAFRDMPFGVAYGYILAAAFITAVVWAYLQSLSAETAVANKFYFVGRAVEGFIIFGIAAYLFRMLGRLVGTQWSRKMFRSMPLTASFGVLVILVYAFVAIFAGVLAPYGQAEILPIANIVPGGNPDLGGDPKHIMGTDQIGRDVLSRLIYGAQNTVGIAFVTTLLAFFIGASLGFLAATLGGWLDQLLSRAVDVLMAIPSLIFALLLMTIASVWAPILGIPLTYFMVVIIAVIDSTRVFRLARAVGANIVVMDYIEAAKLRGEGLRYLVFKEILPNATAPLLAEFGLRFCFVFLTIAALSFLGVGIQPPLADWGTMVRDSAAFINYAAFAPTAALPPLLAAGAIALLTVGVNFVVDWMLHKTSGLKE from the coding sequence ATGACCTGGTGGATCTGGATCATACTGGCGCTTGTCGTCATGGGTGGATTGGCCTGGGTTTTGCGCGCGGCGGGGCAAGTCGCGACCGGCAACACGCCCGCGTTTCGTGATATGCCATTTGGTGTTGCCTATGGCTATATCCTTGCGGCGGCATTCATCACCGCAGTTGTTTGGGCCTATCTGCAAAGTTTGAGCGCCGAAACGGCCGTTGCCAACAAGTTCTATTTCGTTGGGCGGGCGGTCGAAGGGTTCATCATCTTTGGCATCGCCGCCTATCTGTTTCGCATGCTGGGCCGCTTGGTTGGCACGCAGTGGTCGCGCAAGATGTTCCGCTCCATGCCGCTGACCGCATCCTTTGGTGTACTTGTCATTCTGGTTTATGCGTTTGTGGCGATTTTCGCAGGCGTGCTTGCCCCCTACGGTCAGGCCGAGATTTTGCCGATTGCCAATATCGTACCGGGCGGCAATCCTGACCTGGGCGGCGATCCAAAGCATATCATGGGCACCGACCAGATCGGTCGCGATGTCCTCAGCCGCTTGATTTACGGCGCGCAGAACACCGTTGGGATTGCCTTTGTCACGACATTGCTGGCGTTCTTTATCGGTGCGTCGCTTGGGTTTTTGGCGGCAACGCTGGGTGGTTGGCTTGATCAATTGCTATCGCGTGCGGTTGATGTGCTGATGGCCATTCCGTCGCTGATTTTCGCGCTGTTGCTGATGACAATCGCCAGCGTCTGGGCGCCGATCCTTGGTATTCCGCTGACCTATTTCATGGTGGTGATCATTGCCGTGATCGACAGCACCCGCGTGTTCCGTCTGGCCCGCGCTGTGGGTGCGAACATCGTGGTTATGGACTATATTGAGGCAGCAAAGTTGCGCGGCGAAGGCCTGCGTTATCTCGTGTTCAAGGAAATCTTGCCCAACGCAACCGCGCCATTACTGGCCGAATTTGGCCTGCGGTTCTGCTTTGTGTTCCTGACGATTGCCGCCTTGTCGTTCCTGGGTGTTGGTATCCAGCCACCGCTCGCAGACTGGGGCACGATGGTGCGTGATAGCGCGGCCTTCATCAACTATGCCGCATTCGCACCAACGGCTGCATTGCCGCCCTTGTTGGCCGCGGGCGCGATTGCCCTGCTGACCGTCGGCGTGAACTTTGTTGTCGACTGGATGCTGCACAAGACATCGGGGCTGAAAGAATGA
- a CDS encoding ABC transporter permease has product MDTVLRIIIQRLALGVVTLLVVSVVIFVAVNLLPGDFAELILGQSATPEAVASIRRDLGLDQPMIVRYFDWLGGMLTGDLGTSFAQLNFQTNLGGGGGVTVIEQIAPRFSNTLFLAGVTAMIAVPISLLLGVLAALYRNSTFDKFTNIFTLSSISSPEFFMAYVLILFLAVLNPILPSLSNIYEGMALSERFEKSLLPALTLTLVVMAHMMRMTRAAIINLLASPYIEMARLKGMSPMRVIVKHALPNALAPIINVIALNLAYLITGVVVVEVVFVYPGIGQLFVDSVKIRDIPVVQASCLIFAAAYILLNLTADILSIISNPRLRHPK; this is encoded by the coding sequence TTGGACACCGTCCTACGAATTATTATTCAACGCTTGGCGCTTGGCGTTGTGACGCTTTTGGTTGTGTCTGTCGTTATTTTTGTGGCGGTCAATCTGCTGCCGGGTGACTTCGCAGAACTGATCCTTGGTCAAAGCGCAACACCCGAAGCGGTCGCCTCCATTCGCCGTGATCTAGGACTCGATCAGCCGATGATCGTGCGGTATTTTGACTGGCTTGGCGGGATGCTGACGGGCGATCTTGGCACCAGCTTTGCCCAGCTGAACTTTCAAACCAACCTTGGCGGCGGCGGTGGCGTGACGGTGATCGAACAGATCGCGCCGCGTTTTTCCAATACGCTGTTTCTGGCTGGTGTCACGGCGATGATCGCTGTGCCGATCTCGCTCTTGCTGGGTGTTCTGGCGGCGCTTTACCGCAATTCGACCTTTGACAAGTTTACCAACATTTTCACCCTCAGCAGCATCAGTAGCCCTGAATTTTTCATGGCCTATGTGCTGATCCTGTTTCTGGCGGTGCTGAACCCGATTCTGCCCAGCCTGTCCAATATCTATGAGGGAATGGCACTAAGTGAACGATTCGAGAAATCGCTTTTGCCAGCGCTGACGCTGACTTTGGTGGTGATGGCGCATATGATGCGGATGACGCGGGCAGCGATCATCAACTTGCTCGCCAGTCCCTATATTGAAATGGCGCGCCTCAAGGGGATGTCGCCGATGCGGGTGATCGTGAAACACGCCCTGCCCAACGCACTGGCGCCGATCATCAACGTGATCGCGCTGAACCTCGCGTATCTGATCACCGGCGTTGTCGTGGTCGAGGTGGTGTTCGTTTATCCCGGCATCGGCCAGCTTTTCGTCGATAGCGTCAAAATCCGCGATATTCCGGTGGTGCAGGCCAGCTGCCTGATCTTTGCCGCAGCCTATATCCTGCTGAACCTGACTGCTGATATCCTGTCGATCATCAGCAATCCTCGTCTGAGGCACCCGAAATGA
- the pip gene encoding prolyl aminopeptidase, whose amino-acid sequence MDKVSGQKRTQTRLYPPIDPFDQRMLEVGDGHRIYVEQCGNPDGIPVIVLHGGPGGGCSPAMRRYFDPDVYRVILFDQRGCGRSRPHASVEDNTTWHLVRDIELIRTTLGIERWIVFGGSWGATLSLIYGQEHPDRAAALILRGVFLMTQPELDWFYGGGAGQFWPDLWQKFVSLVPESERGDLIAAYHKRLFSGDQAQEVRFARAWASWENALASISADGMSGESPAQYARAFARLENHYFQNAGFLSPDQQIMVRMDRIKDIPGVIVQGRYDMICPPHSAYHLAQNWPKARLEMIGQAGHALSEPGITCELISTMDAIGSQRGSLGL is encoded by the coding sequence ATGGACAAGGTCTCAGGTCAAAAGCGCACACAGACGCGTCTTTATCCGCCGATTGATCCCTTTGATCAACGGATGCTGGAGGTTGGCGACGGCCACCGCATCTACGTTGAACAATGCGGAAACCCCGACGGTATTCCCGTTATCGTGCTTCATGGCGGCCCCGGTGGCGGTTGTAGCCCCGCGATGCGCCGCTATTTCGACCCTGATGTTTACCGTGTCATCTTGTTTGATCAGCGTGGCTGCGGGCGGTCGCGCCCTCATGCAAGCGTTGAAGATAATACGACGTGGCACCTAGTGCGTGACATCGAACTGATCCGCACGACCCTTGGGATAGAACGCTGGATCGTGTTTGGCGGAAGCTGGGGCGCGACGCTGTCCTTGATTTACGGGCAGGAACATCCAGATCGTGCCGCGGCGCTGATCTTGCGCGGTGTCTTTCTGATGACCCAACCCGAGCTTGACTGGTTTTATGGCGGTGGTGCCGGGCAATTCTGGCCCGACCTTTGGCAAAAGTTTGTAAGTCTGGTGCCTGAGAGTGAACGCGGCGATCTGATCGCGGCCTATCACAAACGCCTGTTTTCGGGAGATCAGGCGCAAGAAGTCCGCTTTGCGCGCGCTTGGGCATCCTGGGAAAACGCGCTGGCGTCGATCAGTGCCGATGGCATGTCAGGTGAAAGCCCGGCGCAATATGCGCGCGCCTTTGCGCGGCTTGAAAACCATTATTTCCAGAACGCCGGATTCCTGTCGCCAGATCAGCAAATCATGGTGCGTATGGATCGTATCAAGGATATCCCCGGGGTGATCGTGCAGGGGCGGTATGACATGATTTGCCCTCCCCATTCCGCCTATCATTTGGCGCAAAACTGGCCCAAGGCACGTCTGGAAATGATCGGTCAGGCGGGGCACGCCCTGTCGGAACCGGGCATCACCTGCGAATTGATCAGCACGATGGATGCGATCGGGTCACAGCGCGGCAGCTTGGGCCTTTAG
- the ubiG gene encoding bifunctional 2-polyprenyl-6-hydroxyphenol methylase/3-demethylubiquinol 3-O-methyltransferase UbiG, with product MQTARNTVDPAEVAKFEAMAAEWWDLEGKFKPLHMLNPTRLDYITRQIGAEFGRDLMNDRPFAGLRILDIGCGGGLLCEPMARLGATVVGADAAERNIPVAQVHAEQSGLSIDYRHTTAEAMADNSELFDVVLNMEVIEHVADPLTYLTACHDLLKPGGLHICSTINRNPKSFAMAIVGAEWVMRWLPKGTHEWGKFITPDELFDLLRKAGLNPVDRKGFQFNPLAWTWRISDRDLSVNYVTASLRP from the coding sequence ATGCAAACCGCGCGCAATACCGTCGACCCTGCCGAAGTCGCCAAATTCGAGGCGATGGCCGCCGAGTGGTGGGATCTTGAGGGCAAGTTCAAACCGCTGCACATGCTGAACCCGACGCGGCTTGATTACATCACACGCCAGATCGGCGCTGAATTCGGGCGCGACCTGATGAACGACAGACCCTTCGCCGGTCTGCGCATCCTTGATATCGGCTGCGGTGGTGGATTGCTGTGTGAACCGATGGCGCGGCTTGGGGCGACTGTCGTTGGTGCGGACGCCGCTGAACGCAACATCCCCGTCGCGCAGGTGCACGCCGAACAATCGGGCCTGTCGATTGATTATCGCCACACTACCGCCGAAGCGATGGCCGACAATAGCGAACTCTTCGACGTGGTCCTGAATATGGAAGTCATCGAACATGTTGCTGATCCGCTGACCTATCTGACCGCCTGTCATGATCTGTTGAAACCCGGCGGGCTGCACATTTGCTCGACGATCAACCGTAATCCAAAAAGTTTCGCGATGGCAATTGTCGGGGCGGAATGGGTGATGCGTTGGCTACCCAAAGGCACGCATGAATGGGGCAAATTCATTACGCCCGATGAATTGTTCGACCTGCTGCGCAAGGCCGGATTGAATCCCGTTGACCGCAAGGGGTTTCAGTTCAATCCACTGGCATGGACATGGCGGATTTCAGATCGCGATTTGTCGGTGAACTACGTCACCGCAAGCCTGCGACCCTAG
- a CDS encoding MarR family winged helix-turn-helix transcriptional regulator encodes MNDVTDSLAVSLFSEILTVDQLARNRVAKALPKGMELSHFSVLNHLAHTQSERSPAQLARTFHLTRGAMTNTLGKLEWAGWVHIRPDWEDARRKMVSISPSGLSARDAGLAAITPLIADVVSKVGDDKVRAILPILREMRVRLADKG; translated from the coding sequence ATGAATGATGTAACCGACAGCCTTGCGGTATCGCTGTTCAGCGAAATCCTGACTGTTGATCAGTTGGCGCGCAACCGCGTGGCCAAGGCCCTTCCCAAGGGGATGGAGCTGTCGCATTTTTCGGTATTGAACCACCTCGCGCATACGCAAAGCGAACGCAGCCCAGCGCAACTTGCCCGCACCTTTCACCTGACGCGGGGCGCGATGACCAATACCCTTGGCAAGCTCGAATGGGCGGGCTGGGTGCATATTCGCCCCGATTGGGAAGATGCGCGGCGCAAGATGGTGTCGATCAGCCCATCGGGCCTTTCGGCGCGCGATGCGGGTCTGGCCGCGATCACACCGTTGATCGCCGATGTGGTCAGCAAGGTCGGCGATGACAAAGTCCGCGCGATCCTGCCGATCCTGCGTGAAATGCGGGTCCGGCTTGCCGACAAGGGCTAG
- a CDS encoding carbon-nitrogen hydrolase family protein, with protein MKAALLQICSSDDPEQNIPVVTAMMRDAAHAGAQFIQTPEVTNCVSMDRAHHRSVLRHEADDPTLAVLRDEARNLGVWLSIGSLALRTDDPDGRFANRSFLISSDGDIVARYDKIHMFDVQVNTQETYRESAGFRAGDRAVLADTPFGKVGLTICYDLRFPQLHRALAKAGADILLSPAAFTPVTGVAHWEPLLRARAIETGCFVLAAGQTGTHAATTENSRTTYGHSLVVSPWGEVLADAGTGIGITIVDLDLAEVAQARQRIPALSHDASFSDPDE; from the coding sequence ATGAAGGCCGCGCTTCTTCAGATTTGTTCTTCGGACGATCCAGAGCAGAATATACCGGTCGTGACGGCGATGATGCGCGACGCCGCCCATGCGGGCGCGCAGTTCATCCAGACACCAGAAGTTACCAATTGTGTGTCGATGGATCGCGCGCACCATCGCAGTGTGTTGCGCCATGAAGCCGATGATCCGACACTTGCAGTATTGCGTGATGAAGCACGCAATTTGGGTGTCTGGCTGTCGATCGGGTCACTGGCCCTGCGCACAGACGATCCTGACGGTCGTTTCGCCAACCGGTCGTTTCTGATATCGTCCGACGGTGACATCGTCGCGCGCTACGACAAGATTCACATGTTCGATGTGCAGGTAAACACCCAAGAAACCTACCGCGAATCGGCTGGTTTTCGGGCCGGTGACCGCGCGGTGCTGGCCGATACCCCTTTTGGCAAAGTCGGGCTGACGATCTGTTATGATCTGCGGTTTCCCCAACTGCATCGCGCTTTGGCCAAGGCGGGCGCTGATATTTTGCTCAGTCCGGCCGCGTTTACGCCTGTCACGGGGGTTGCCCACTGGGAACCGCTCTTGCGTGCCCGCGCCATTGAAACGGGGTGTTTTGTCTTGGCGGCGGGGCAAACGGGAACCCACGCGGCCACAACAGAAAATAGCCGCACAACATATGGGCACAGCCTCGTTGTTTCACCCTGGGGTGAGGTTTTGGCGGACGCTGGCACAGGGATTGGCATCACAATTGTTGATCTTGACCTTGCGGAAGTGGCACAAGCACGGCAGCGCATTCCCGCGCTGTCCCATGATGCGAGTTTCAGCGATCCAGATGAATGA